A DNA window from Bacteroidales bacterium contains the following coding sequences:
- the eno gene encoding phosphopyruvate hydratase, whose product MSKIVDILAREILDSRGNPTVEVDVITDYGSVGSAAVPSGASTGVYEAVELRDDDKNRYVGKGVSNAVNNIHSKIKDHLIGQYVEEQNFIDNKLNELDGTENKANLGANAILGVSLAVAKAAAMDYGLPLFRYIGGVNANTLPIPMMNILNGGEHADNNIDIQEFMIMPVNAPSFSESLRMGSEVFQNLKKVLKESGYSTNVGDEGGFAPNLRSNEEAIETVLKAIERAGYKPGEDIFIALDPAASEFYNQDKGVYFLQSVNQELSPKDMVDYWKQWAEKYPIVSIEDGLDQDDWEGWQQLNSELGDKVQLVGDDLFVTNTNRLARGIRENVANSILIKVNQIGTLTETINAVQMASVNSFTSVISHRSGETEDTFIADLAVALNTGLIKTGSASRSDRIAKYNQLLRIEEILGDSARFPGKDFKYIR is encoded by the coding sequence ATGAGCAAAATAGTAGATATTCTGGCCAGAGAAATTTTGGATTCAAGAGGGAATCCGACGGTAGAAGTTGATGTCATTACCGATTATGGTAGTGTAGGGTCTGCGGCTGTACCTTCAGGCGCCTCCACCGGTGTTTATGAAGCAGTTGAGCTGCGAGATGATGATAAAAATCGCTATGTTGGCAAGGGTGTGAGCAATGCAGTGAATAATATCCATAGTAAAATCAAAGACCATCTTATTGGACAATACGTGGAAGAGCAAAACTTCATCGATAACAAGTTGAATGAGTTAGATGGTACTGAAAATAAGGCCAATTTGGGTGCTAATGCCATACTGGGCGTTTCCCTGGCTGTTGCAAAAGCTGCCGCTATGGATTACGGATTGCCCTTGTTTAGATACATTGGTGGAGTGAATGCCAATACCCTTCCCATACCCATGATGAACATACTTAATGGCGGGGAACATGCCGATAACAATATTGATATACAGGAGTTCATGATTATGCCTGTGAATGCTCCATCCTTCAGTGAATCGCTCAGAATGGGTTCGGAGGTATTCCAGAATCTGAAAAAAGTGTTAAAAGAATCTGGCTATTCTACTAATGTAGGAGACGAAGGAGGATTTGCCCCCAATCTGAGATCTAATGAAGAGGCCATAGAAACTGTATTGAAAGCCATTGAAAGGGCTGGTTATAAACCCGGTGAGGATATTTTTATAGCGCTGGACCCTGCAGCCTCTGAATTCTATAATCAGGATAAAGGGGTATATTTTCTCCAGTCAGTCAATCAGGAGCTTAGCCCCAAAGATATGGTGGATTACTGGAAGCAATGGGCTGAAAAATACCCCATTGTTTCTATTGAAGACGGACTTGATCAGGATGACTGGGAAGGTTGGCAACAGCTTAATTCCGAATTGGGTGACAAGGTTCAGTTGGTGGGCGATGACCTGTTTGTTACCAATACCAACCGTCTGGCAAGGGGTATCAGAGAAAATGTTGCCAATTCCATTCTGATTAAAGTGAATCAGATAGGTACCCTTACCGAGACCATCAATGCGGTTCAGATGGCATCCGTTAATTCCTTTACTTCAGTTATAAGCCATCGTTCCGGTGAAACCGAAGATACATTTATTGCAGATTTGGCTGTTGCATTGAACACGGGATTGATCAAAACCGGTTCAGCTTCCAGGTCTGACCGGATTGCCAAATACAACCAGTTGTTAAGAATTGAGGAGATTCTGGGAGACTCAGCCAGATTTCCCGGTAAGGATTTTAAATACATCAGGTAA